One Rhodothermaceae bacterium DNA segment encodes these proteins:
- a CDS encoding GWxTD domain-containing protein: MRRVFSILWIQCLIVFSVFAQEADIARIFTEQDFSSYSEASASYLEWLKQAADPNVGDPEQLAWHLRWIAMITPEESVVHKSAQSLIGGKGTREDSETIINWWHRQDPLPATYHNERIEEHLYRVYHAKQHYAARRDSLGVDDRGRIFVRFGRPWRQAAINLEDPRLQVLPLEYRLPRNEIWVYRGIHDDAHYLFVQLSRRRPYRIDTPESLIPPNLRGTRRRVGLLLAWMEDIFGQLAMEHDHYGAIYDAIVNYTTLPTSVPLRPYEFSQWAIQDTRTRDDQHQLRRAKSVPPSVTNVYGNAIELTPQLRFSRFLERDGSTRLEAYWGIDVSKLRPSRSMTRRLQQLQQRVSSDFILSVGLTKHGPEYEPQNIQLRRYHLPQGRDSEQRIYSWITRDFSTSPITMQWSLHWTVPDSIPPQPAAAWAIGVATVDTLESLKGDGVSLELSDLKPLRLESADTFDGAVPYVGREIRPDTPFALYFEAYFLRFNEEDRTRYTVAYSLSGEDVDPITTSFDYEGNAATVREFMVIDIGEWRVPGPLTLTLTVTDQVAGTTKSRSIGFDYEE; this comes from the coding sequence ATGAGGCGGGTTTTTTCCATTCTCTGGATTCAATGCCTGATCGTATTCTCTGTTTTCGCTCAGGAAGCAGACATTGCACGAATTTTTACGGAGCAAGACTTTTCCTCTTATTCAGAAGCTTCGGCCTCTTACCTCGAGTGGCTCAAGCAGGCGGCAGATCCAAACGTGGGTGATCCGGAACAGCTTGCGTGGCATCTGCGCTGGATCGCAATGATTACACCGGAGGAATCAGTTGTCCATAAATCCGCGCAATCGCTCATCGGTGGAAAAGGGACACGTGAGGACTCGGAAACTATTATCAACTGGTGGCACCGCCAGGACCCGTTACCCGCTACGTATCACAATGAACGGATAGAAGAGCATCTGTATCGGGTTTACCACGCAAAACAGCACTATGCTGCTCGTAGAGATTCATTGGGAGTGGATGATCGAGGGCGAATTTTTGTGCGATTCGGTCGACCTTGGCGCCAAGCAGCGATCAACCTTGAAGATCCAAGGCTTCAGGTTTTACCACTGGAATATCGCCTCCCCCGGAATGAGATATGGGTGTACCGTGGCATTCACGATGACGCGCACTATCTTTTTGTACAGCTGTCTCGTCGAAGACCATACCGGATTGATACGCCTGAATCTCTGATTCCCCCCAACCTCCGGGGAACCCGGAGAAGGGTTGGACTCCTCCTTGCCTGGATGGAGGATATATTCGGGCAATTAGCCATGGAACATGACCACTATGGCGCAATCTATGACGCGATCGTAAACTATACAACATTACCCACATCCGTCCCCCTAAGGCCCTATGAATTCTCTCAGTGGGCGATCCAGGATACCCGAACCAGAGATGATCAACATCAGCTGCGTCGTGCGAAATCCGTTCCCCCCAGCGTAACCAATGTGTACGGCAATGCCATAGAACTGACTCCTCAACTAAGGTTCAGTCGATTTTTGGAGCGAGACGGCTCAACCCGGCTGGAGGCATATTGGGGTATTGACGTGAGCAAACTCCGCCCAAGTCGAAGTATGACTCGCCGTTTACAGCAGCTGCAGCAAAGGGTATCGTCTGATTTTATACTGAGTGTCGGCTTAACAAAGCATGGACCTGAATACGAGCCTCAAAATATTCAGCTCCGGCGATACCACCTGCCACAAGGAAGAGACTCAGAACAACGAATTTACTCCTGGATTACCCGTGATTTCTCCACATCTCCCATCACGATGCAGTGGTCTCTGCATTGGACGGTTCCGGATTCGATACCTCCACAACCGGCTGCTGCCTGGGCAATCGGGGTTGCTACGGTAGATACACTGGAATCGCTAAAAGGAGACGGTGTCTCATTGGAACTCAGCGACCTGAAGCCGCTCCGGTTGGAGTCTGCAGATACGTTTGACGGTGCAGTTCCCTACGTCGGTCGTGAGATCCGACCAGATACTCCCTTTGCTCTTTACTTTGAAGCCTATTTTCTGCGATTCAACGAGGAAGATCGGACTCGCTATACGGTTGCATATTCGTTGAGTGGCGAGGACGTAGACCCGATAACAACCTCTTTTGATTATGAGGGGAATGCGGCAACCGTTCGAGAATTTATGGTTATTGATATCGGAGAGTGGAGGGTGCCAGGGCCGCTGACCCTCACGCTAACAGTTACGGACCAGGTTGCAGGCACGACAAAGTCCAGATCTATCGGCTTTGACTATGAGGAGTAA
- a CDS encoding SusD/RagB family nutrient-binding outer membrane lipoprotein, producing MTKLNRLSIAAALCLSLLIASCDSGFEEMNVNPTQASQIDPNFKLTNIQLRISGERYENWRTNLIYSSVMIQHFATLPGYWAGDKYGYIASYSAAMWDRYYPNIAKNIEDLLLQTAEDPEMANMHHITQIVRVIMYHRLTDLYGDIPYSEAGKGFIEGVTQPKYDAQSTIYPDMLAKLEAAAAGLSAGSPSFGGGDLLYQGDVEKWKRLANSLMLRLGMRLVKVDAGAAQSWVQKAIAGGTMESNDDIAYVPHNDPSGWRNGNGLVFLADRSPRISEFFANWMVEHNDPRLYVYGQTPVAGSDPIGMPNGRIAGGSDADHGIENHSSWVSCDSGAEPCGMDVYLVPNDVIKGQDDPMFFMTYAEVELLKAEAALRGWHSGDAATHYANGVRAAMEYLAMYGAAAAISSDDIDAYLAANPYDAANGMEMINTQLWAAVLLNEYEAFANWRRTGYPELTPVNYPGNVTGGTIPRRLRYRENEAVANPQNYSAAVSAQGPDELTTRVWWDK from the coding sequence ATGACAAAATTGAATAGACTTTCGATAGCGGCTGCTTTGTGTTTGTCTCTCCTGATTGCCTCCTGTGACTCAGGTTTTGAAGAGATGAATGTAAATCCGACGCAAGCTTCTCAGATTGACCCAAACTTTAAGCTGACCAATATCCAATTGCGGATAAGCGGTGAGCGCTACGAAAATTGGCGTACCAATCTGATTTACAGCTCCGTAATGATTCAGCATTTTGCCACCTTGCCTGGTTATTGGGCAGGTGACAAGTATGGATATATTGCCTCCTATTCTGCTGCGATGTGGGATCGGTATTACCCCAACATCGCCAAGAATATTGAGGACCTCCTTTTGCAAACTGCTGAAGACCCGGAAATGGCAAACATGCATCATATCACACAGATTGTGCGTGTGATCATGTATCACCGACTCACCGACCTTTATGGAGACATTCCATATTCTGAGGCAGGTAAGGGGTTCATTGAAGGGGTTACCCAACCGAAATATGATGCGCAGTCAACGATCTACCCGGATATGTTGGCAAAACTTGAGGCGGCTGCTGCGGGATTAAGCGCAGGTAGCCCGTCCTTTGGTGGTGGCGATCTACTGTATCAGGGAGATGTAGAGAAATGGAAGCGGTTGGCCAATTCCTTGATGCTTCGATTGGGTATGCGCCTAGTTAAAGTTGATGCCGGTGCAGCGCAGAGTTGGGTCCAGAAGGCCATTGCCGGTGGAACGATGGAAAGCAATGATGACATTGCCTATGTTCCCCATAATGACCCTTCCGGCTGGAGGAATGGAAACGGCTTAGTATTCCTTGCTGACAGGAGTCCTCGGATCAGCGAATTCTTCGCGAACTGGATGGTCGAGCATAATGACCCACGCCTGTATGTATATGGACAAACCCCTGTAGCTGGATCCGATCCAATTGGGATGCCGAATGGCCGGATTGCGGGTGGATCAGACGCTGACCATGGAATTGAAAACCATTCCAGTTGGGTAAGTTGTGATTCCGGAGCCGAGCCGTGTGGGATGGATGTATACCTTGTCCCTAATGATGTGATCAAGGGGCAAGATGATCCAATGTTCTTTATGACCTACGCCGAAGTGGAGCTTCTCAAAGCCGAAGCTGCACTGCGTGGCTGGCATAGTGGAGATGCTGCGACTCATTATGCGAACGGTGTCCGCGCCGCAATGGAATACCTTGCGATGTATGGTGCGGCTGCGGCGATTTCAAGCGATGATATTGACGCTTACTTGGCTGCGAATCCCTACGATGCTGCAAATGGCATGGAGATGATTAACACACAGCTTTGGGCTGCCGTATTACTCAACGAGTACGAAGCTTTCGCCAACTGGAGACGGACCGGTTATCCCGAACTGACTCCCGTCAATTATCCTGGTAATGTAACTGGCGGTACGATTCCTCGCCGTTTACGCTACAGGGAGAATGAGGCAGTAGCCAATCCGCAGAATTATTCTGCAGCAGTTTCTGCCCAGGGACCAGATGAGTTAACCACACGTGTCTGGTGGGACAAATAA